TGTATGAACAAGTTAAAGAAGACGTCTATGAAGATTTTAAAGAGGAAGCTTATGAGGAGATTAAAGAGGAAGTCTACGAACAAGTCAAAGACGATGTTTACAACGAGATTAAACAAGAAGTTTATGAACAATTTAAAGATAAAATATATGAAGATTTACGAGAAGACACAGGCGATCAGTTACCGAGTAATGAAAATGACCAGAAAAAAGGTGAAGACGTCATTCGTAAAAAGAATAAAAGAACAGATAACGACCATTAATCTTACTATTCTCTCCAGCCAGAGGACTGATCTAGTCTCTCTGGCTGTAGACATTCATATCCGTTAACTCTTTTTAACCTGCCGTAATCAGCATGGCGAGAACGAAACACATAATACTTCCTATAATAGAGCTACCAACATATAAAGCACAATCCCGCCATTTCTTTTTTCTGATAAGAGTAGAGGTTTCTATACTAAACGTTGAGAACGTTGTAAACGCACCAAAAAAACCAACACCAATAAATAAATACCGAAGATCATCATAAACCATTGAGGGCACTTCCCGATAGACCCATCCGAAAAACAAACCGAGTCCGAATGCACCAAGAATATTAACGATAAGCATCGCGGTAGGAATACGTCTCTCCTTCGTCCTAGCTTTTATTAAATTTCCAAGTAAATATCTCGAAACCGCCCCTAGGCCTCCCCCTACTGCAACTAATAAAACCGTCATAATAAATCACCTGCTTTTTGCCGTCTTGATGCTACCTCTTCACCTGCTTTTAACCCGGCTAACGCAAGGATGACACCTCCGAAAAGGGAGATGATTATGTAAACAGCAGCTGCCATAAGAGAGCGTTCACCGCCTATAAATACAGTATCAGCCGCTAGTGTTGACATGGTCGTAAATCCGCCACAAAAACCGACACCTATCCCCTCTTTCCAAGCACCCGGGAGCACTTTTACAGCTCCCCATCCTGTGAGAGCGCCAAGTAAGAAGCTTCCTAGTAAATTTTCTAAAATAGTTCCTAATGGGAATAGCAAGTTTATCGTTTGTAAATTAATTGCATAACGCAGTAGAGTACCCAGAACCCCCCCAATAAAAATAGATAGTAGAATCGCTAACTGCTGTTTCATTAAAATCACCTTTATCTTAAACATCATCAATTGCTTTATCACTATTATAAGTCATCCCTATGTATTATAAAAGTTTCGCCCTATTACCGGCCTATGCTTATAGACTTATTTATGTTTTAATAGTTTTCATCACTTCGAAAATAAGGTACAATGTAAGTATAAATATTCTATAAATTTACAATCTTTTAGATATTAATAATGGATTTATTATTATTTTATGTGAACTTGTTATTCACTAAAAAGAATAACGCGTGGCGGAAATTTTACATAAAATAACTTCACTCACTATTAAATAGAGGGGCGGTGATTGCTTTGAAAGATGCTCTTATGTTTCAAGGCAAAAGTGTTGAATCAGCTATAGAAAAGGCGCTAAATGAACTACAATTGGAGAAAGACGATGTTTATATTGAAATTATTGAGGAAAGCTCTCAGAAGCTATTTGGCTTAGCTAGATCCAAAGCAAAGATAATGGTTTCTAAAATAGATAAACCAGAAGTTGAAAGCGTAACCACCGATTGGGAAGAGTGGCTTATAAATGAGATGAAAGAAAACCCTTCTTTTGATTTGCGACAATCTGCCTTACCCACTGACATTATCAACACGTGGGAAGGCAAGGCGTGGATTAAAGACAGTAATTTGTATTACCAAGATTCTGAGACAAAAAAGCCTGTGGTTGAATTAACAGATGGCATCACTTTAATGAAAAATGGTGAAAAGGTTGAAAATCAGACGACCCTTACTAAAGGTGATCAACTGGAAATTGATTTTGAAACGACTATCGTGGAAACCGAATGGTCCATTGAAGTAAATGAAGAGAAACAACAGGCCATTCTCAGTGTAACGCCTGGCTATTATCTTGTTGCTTATTTAGAAGACCATCCCCCATCAGAGAAAATAGTCTTAAAGCCAAACCACCGTAAACAACCTAACAATCAATTAACTGTGGAAGATGTCTATCAACAACTTGAAACAATGGGCATAAATACAGGTATAAACAAGGCAATGATCCAAGAAGCTTGTATCACCTTAAAAACGGAAACATTTATTATAGCTGAAGGTGTACTTCCTAAGCATGGTGATGATGGTAAAGTACACTTCGAAATAGACCTAAAAGAACGTACAAAAGCGTTTGCCGAAAAGCATGACGGGACAATCGATTTCCGCGAATCCATTTATATCCCCTCTATTGAAAAAGGAGAGCTATTAGGAACAGTAGAAGATCCGACTCCAGGTGAAGATGGCGTAAGTGTATTCGGTGAAACATTAAAGGCGGAAGCTGGGGACCCTATTCTTCTAAAACCCGGACAAGGGGTTACATTTTTAGAAGAAGAAAATAAAATCATCGCTGTAGAAAATGGCCGACCTAAAGTGGATCGAACAGGTCAAATGCTCAAAGTATATATTCTACCAAAACTCCAGCACCGTGGAGACTTAAACTTAGAGGATGGTAACATTCATTTCGTAGGTGATGTTGAAATTTCAGGCCACGTTAATGAACATATGGTTGTAAATGCTGAGGGATCAGCATGGATTCACAAAAGTGTTCTTCACAGCTCCGTTCAAACACGAAATAAGATTACCGTTGGAGCAAATGCCATCAAAAGCTCGTTAGTCGCCGGTAAAAACAGTTTAGTATTCGAAGAGATGACTAAAAAATTAGCTCCGTTTATGGAAGTACTTACGCCATTTACGCAAGTGGTTAAACAGCTTGTCCAGACTGAAAACTTCCAACAAACTTATGCCATTAACCAAAGTCTTGGACCTGTGATCAAACTGCTGACTGAATCCAAATTTAAAACGCTTATTCCGCTTGCAAAGGATTTATTAAATACCATTAATACGAAACAAAATGTGTTAGATAAGAGCTGGCAAAGTTTTGCTGTTTCCTTATACAAAGGTATCCTCATCTATCACCACAACCAATTTAAAACGATAAAGGATTTAGAAAAGTTTGTGCATGCCGGGGCTAAATTATTAGAAGTATGTCAAAGCCCACTTCAAAATCACTCTTCTATCGTTGTTCAATACGCCATGAACAGTGAACTTCATTGTAATGGAGATATTCATATTCAAGGTAAAGGTTGTGTTCATACAATCATTCACTCAGATGGAAATGTTCAAATTGATGGACAGATGATTGGGGGAAAACTATTCGCTAAAGAAGGTGTGGAGATCGGTGTGGCAGGATCTGCTGGTGGTGTTAAAACATTGATTGAAGTTCCTTACGATCAAACAATTAAAATAAAAGAAGTTCACCCTGATGTCACCCTAAAAATAGGTGATCGGCAATATGTCTTTACTAAGAGCCATTCAATGGTTCGAGCAAGGCTCGATGCTGATGACGTTGTGACCTTATATTAGCAGGCTCAAACGAACCTTCAATCAGTGGGCGTTTCGCCTTCTCCCACTGATTGGTCGTTGAGTCAATCAGGACTTTACCGACTGTTAGCCTCGTCTAAATAAAATTACCCTTCCTCTCTATGTTGAGCCGCAAGCTTTATACACTAAAAGCACTTTGCAAAATTCGCTTTAAGCGAGCTAATGTAAAGTGCTTTTATTTGCCAAAAAATTATTGACGTTTGATGTAAAAATCCCTCCTCTATAACCTACTGTTATAGGCGACAGTCACTTCTATCCTTTTTGTCAAAGCTTAATTAAAGATAGTAAAAAGACGCTACAATTAAAAAGCTGTTCCAAAATTTCCTTTTGGAACAGCTTGATGTCAGTTCTTAACCATCAATAGACTCTTTAATTTTATCATTGAATCCAAACATCCACGTTAGGATAAAAGCAACGCCAAGTGCAATCACATTGGTAATAACGTAAAGAAGAAGGCTTGGCAGTTCATAAATGTATAACAGTGATCCCGGGATAACCGTTATAGCCATTCCTGATGCTTGTAAGTTGAACAATGCTGCAAAGAAACCACCGGCTGCGCCACCAATCAGCCCCATAATGAATGGTTTGATGTATCGTAGGTTTACACCGAAAATAGCTGGCTCTGTAATACCTAAGAAAGCTGAAAAAGATGATGGCAATGCCAAAGCTTTTAATTTTTTCGACTTTGTCTTCAGACCGACCGCAAGTGCTGCTCCACCTTGCGCAGCAATACCTGCGGTAATAAGAGCATTAAATGGATTTAAATCATACTGATTTAGTAGTTGAATCTCAAACAAATTAAAGATATGGTGCACCCCGGTAATAACGATCACTTGGTGAAGTCCACCGACAATCAATCCGCTTAAGCCAAGTGGCAGTTCAAGTACTACAAGAGTTCCTGTCATGATACCGCTTTCTACCAATGAAAAGATTGGTCCTATAACAAACAACGCAGCAGTGATCATAATTAACAACGTAAGAAACGGTGTAAGAATTAAGTCTAAAGCTTCTGGAACTCGTTGTCTTAACCATTTTTCTAATTTCGCTCCCACTATACCTGCGATAAATGCCGGTAAAACTGATCCTTGATACCCAACAACCGGGATGAATCCTAGAAACATGAGTGGGTCAGCATCTCCTGAACCTACCGCATACGCATTTGGCAATACAGGGTTCACGAGCATAAGACCGAGTACAATCCCTATAACAGGACTTCCTCCAAATACCCGAAACGTTGACCAAGCAATAAGTGCTGGTAAGAATGCAAATGCTGTATCCGTTAACACTTCAGTAAACAATAAAAAGTTTGCTGGAATATCCTCAGGGGTCATTCCGAATAATCCGAGAACTTCTGGTTGGGTAATTAACCCTCTCAACCCCATGAATAAACCGGTTGCTACAAGAACTGGAATAATTGGTACAAAGATATCCCCGAACGTTCGTAACATACGCTGAATCTTTGTTCCTTGTTGCTTAGCTTCATTTTTTTGCTCTGATGTTGATGACTCTGGTGCTCCTAAATTAATGACTTGTTCATAGATACGGTTAACCGTACCCGTTCCAAAAATGATTTGAAATTGTCCAGAGTTATAGAAAGCACCTTTAACTTTATCCACACTTTCTACTTTTTCTTGATCAATTTTCTCTTTGTCTTTCAACATGATCCGAAGTCTTGTGGCACAGTGGGCAACTGATGAAATGTTGTCCTGTCCTCCGATAGCTTCTATAATTTCTTTTGCAATTTGACGATTTTCATCAGACATTGAAAAACACTCCTCTCATAATAATTATCTACAAGAAAATAAAAATAATGCATTTAGACTATGGAATCGATTCCACATTATAAAAAAAGAAGATAAACACCAATGTAACCGATTCCACCTCTATAATAAACTATCTCTTTCAATAAGTCTATAGTCCATAGAAATTTTTTTTGTAGAAACCTCCTTTGTCCTAATTTGAGTTAGCATGAGCTTTGCTGTTTCTCTTCCAGCCTTCTCATGAAAATAATTCACTGTTGCTAGCGGTGGTGTGACATACTCAGATAAATCAGATGCTCCAATACTCATAACAGACATAGTATCTGGAACAGCGACTCCTTCTTGTTTTAGTGTTTGCATCGCACCTACTGCTAAGCGATCTGTCACCGCAAAAACGGCCGTAGGTTGTCTGTCTGATTTTTTCAACATACGTTCCATCGCCGCAGCACCTGAATCAATATTAAACACACCTTTTTGAACCCAGCCTTCTTCCACTTCCAATCCTGCTTTCTTCATGCAATCATAGTAAGCTTTTTTCCTTTCTATTCCAACAGCCGGGTCCGCTTCATCCACACCTATAAAACCAATACGTGTATGCCCTTTTTTTATGAGCAATGAGACAACATCGTAAGCTGCTTCATAATCTTTATAAAGAACACACGACACACCTGGAATATCTTGCCCTAATGCTGTAACAGGTATAGTCAAACTTTGAATCATCTTAACTAACTCATCATTTGTATTTGTCGCTACTAAGATAATCCCTTCTACACGCCTGCTCTGTAACAGCTGCAAATGCTCTAATTCTTTTGCTGCCACTAAATTAGCGCTGGCAAGTAAAATATGGTAGCCATTCTCACTTAATACATACTCGATTCCCTCCACAATACGACTGATTGTTTCCGTACTTACTTTTGGTAAAAGGACACCGATAACCTTCGTTTTCTTCGTTCGTAATGACTTAGCATGCTCACTAGGAACATAGCCTGTTTGTTCGATTACCTTTAATACTTTTTTCCTTGCCTTCTCGCTCACATAACCAGAACTATTTAAAACACGTGAGACTGTCGTTCGTGAAACTCCTGCTAAATCTGCAATATCATTTATCGTTACCATCTCGTCCATCTCATTCACCTCGTTCACGCCAACAAAGTAGCGCCTCCTCGATCATCCGTTAAGTCATTGCTCCACCATATTATCAAATATAAGCGTTTTAAACGACATATATAGGCCATTTTATTTCGCAATCATGTAAAAAACCTGCCCCCTCATATGAGCGGAGCAGGTACGTATGTGTTAGACAATTAATTAGAGTTTAACAACGTTAGAAGCTTGTGGCCCACGATTTCCTTCGACGATTTCGAATTCTACCTCTTGACCTTCTTCTAAAGTTTTAAATCCTTCATCTTGGATAGCTGAGAAGTGAACGAATACGTCATCTCCATCTTCACGCTCGATAAATCCAAAACCTTTTTCTGAGTTAAACCATTTTACTTTGCCTGTCATAATAACGGCCTCCTTAAATAAAATCTTTGAATACCGCAAAACGTTTCATGCCTTACAAAATACTTAGTTGAGGCCGAAATGTGTTTTTCGAATTCAAATAAAACTTACTGCTTAACTTTATCATACAATCCAATTAAAGGCAAGGATGAAGAGGTTTATTTTCAAAAGAAATCCTTTAAGTATCAATACGTTATGCGTTTTCACTCCATCGCTTTCCCAATGACTAATCACCATTTCCTTGAATGTCTATTGTTTGAATTTTAAAATGCCCATACTCTGGTGGCATATTTTCTTCAGGCCATTCCCCTATATGCATAAAATATTCGGCTGTGAGATACACATCATAAATCCCCGGTTCAACAGTCAGTTCTATCGTAAATCCACCCCGTTCATCTTCATGTCCCAATGTGGTTTTCTGATCAACATCCACTGGCTCACCTTCATACTGATAGATAATCTCGTCTTCCTGCTCCACTTTATCTATCCATGCTATACTACTACCGAACTGAAAGGTTGCTTCTTCTTCTCCCTCATAAACAACATACGGTGTTAAGTACAATGTGCCACCTGAATAAACAGAATCTAACCCTAATGTCACATCATCATGCGGATTTAAATCATCACAGCTTCGAAATGTGATGACGGATAGTAGCATGACAACTAATGATAGTGATTTCATCATAAACACCTGCTTTTATTTTTAAATGGAAAGCATATGTTTATTGTACACTAAATTAGCACTATTTTTATACTGTTAGTCCGGTTAAGACGGGCTTCAACCACTTAAAATTTCGGTGATTATTTCAAACTTAGACGGATGAGAAAGTACGTGTGACACCACTTAATGCCGCTTCATCTGCGATAACTGTTAAATGTGGATGACCTTGTAAAGCAGTGGCAGGTATGTCTTCCGATTGATCACCTTCTATCAATGCTTTAACCGCCTCTGCTTTTTCCTTACCAGACGCTAAGAGTAGAATTTGTCTGCTTTTCATAATGGTTTTAATGCCCATCGTGATTGCTTGTCGTGGAACATCATTTTTTGAAGAAAAATAACGAGCATTCGCTTCAATAGTAGAAGGTGCTAAATCAACGATTCTTGTCCGTCCATTAAAGGGGCTACCAGGCTCATTAAACCCGATATGACCGTTCTGTCCAATCCCAAGCAGCTGTAAATCTACTCCTCCAAGGCTTTCAATTAACTCTTCATATCTTGTACATTCCTCCACCACATCATCAACATATCCATTTGGTAGGTGTGTATTCTCTTTTGGAATTGGGATATGTTTAAAGAATATATCCTGCATATAATAATGATAACTTGCTGGTGAATCAGCGGGTAAACCGATATATTCATCTAAATTTACAGTATGAAGATGATTGAGCGATAGCGCCTTTTCGTTGATTTTCTCGCGTAAAATCTGGTATAGGCCTTCAGGTGTTCCTCCTGTAGCCAACCCGAGAACGTTCAATCGCTTCTTTATTAGTTGTGTTAAAATATGATCTGCCCCTTCAATACTCATCGCCTCATAGTTTGCTACCTTTATAATTTTCATACTTTTTTCCTCCCTTTCTTTTAGCCAAATACCTTCTCTCCCATCACATACGTTTGTAGTACTGTCATATCCGGAGATAATACAGTAAAGTCTGCATCTTTCCCAGCTGCTAGACTGCCTTTTCGATCATCGATACGGAGTTGTCTAGCAGGATTTAATGTAGCCATTTGCACTGCCTCTTCCAACGAACAGCCAGTAAATATCATCATATTTTTTATAGCGTCATTCATTTTCAAAACACTTCCTGCCAATGTCCCATCTTCTAAAGTGGCTCTATCGTGCTTCACGGATACTTTTTGTCCTCCTAGAGTGGACTCCCCTTCAGCCAATCCTTTTGCTCTCATAGCATCCGTAATTAAAATAAGCTTATCCGGCCCTTTTGATTTGTACGCAAGCTTAACCACGGGAGGAGAAACATGAATACCATCTACAATTAGTTCCGTGTTTAACTCATCATGCAACAGAGCAGCACCTGCCACACCTAAATCTCGATGATGAACCCCTTTCATCCCATTAAAGAGGTGAGTGACATGATTCATCCCTTTCTCGATAGCCTCGACCATCTCATCATAAGTGGCATCCGAATGACCTATTGAAGCAATGATTTGTTGATCACATAGAAGAGAGATCAACTTGCCACTTGGATCCTCTTCAGGTGCCATCGTCACAAGCTTAATATAATGGCCACTAGCTTCCTGAAATGCTTGAAAAGGCGCTGTATCAGCTTGCTGAATAAATTCAGCTGGCTGGGCTCCGGCACGCTTTTTAGAAATAAACGGTCCTTCCAGATGAACACCTAGAATCTCGGCTCCTCGTTTATCTTGTTGGAGGATAACCTCTTTTACAACCTTTAGTGCCTTTAGCTTGGCCTCTGGTTGTTGCGTAATGGTCGTCGCTAAAAAAGAAGTAGTGCCTTCTGCTGGAAGGGCGTGTCTCATTGTTTGTAAAGCCCCCGCTTCTCCATCCATGACATCAGCACCTGCAGCCCCGTGTATATGTATATCAATGAAGCCTGGCACGATCGCTACAGGCTCAGATTCATTAAATCTAACTTCCTCATCGATGGAAGCAACCTCCGACTTGGTTTTAATGGACACAATTTGGCTGTTTTTAATTGAGATGACTGGCTCTTTTATTTTCCCTGCTTCACTATATAAAATGGCATTATTAAAACAAATTGATTTCATATATCTTCTTCCTTTCCTCATGTAAGAGGGTAATTAACCTTCCCCATCTTAACGAGATCACTATAAAAAGTGTATCACACATATGTTTAGTTGTCTATACCACTAAACGTAATGTATGCTCTTGCACCACTTGACGTTTAATTTCTTTAGATTTTTAATACAAGCAGCTTAGATTTGCTTTTCTCTAATATGCCTATAAAATATTCAACTAAGCATTGTTAATCCTTATAAACAATTTTGGGGCTGTTTTTTTCACATACACATAACACGATACACATACCAAATGAGCACAAGTTTAACGATGACCAATCGCCTCAGAAAGTCTCCACGTCACTCCCTTGCAATGATGACATCGTTAAACCCTGTAACTTCACTATTGGAGACTAAGCGAGTTTTGGATTGGTAGTGTGTTTTAGGCTGAAAAAGATGTAAGAATATGCTTTTCGATAAAGTCAGCCAGCCCATCATCCTCACAAGGAAGCGCAATAAAATCTGCTACCGCTTTTACACCATTTCCAGCATTCCCCATAGCCACACCTGTGCCAGCTTCTTTAAGCATTTCCATATCATTAGGTCCATCACCGATGGCGATCACGTCATGTTTTGTAAGTCGGTATTTATTCATAACATACTGTATCCCAGTCCACTTTGACACACCTTTTGGTCCTATTTCGATTCCGTCCTGCCACCTAATGATGTCATTCTTATGTTGAATAACCTGATCGAGTGAACGATCAAGTGAGCGAGCCATCACACTATATTTCAGAGCATTTTCACATCTAATTTTTGTTAAGTCGCCTACATAAACGGGGCCTTTATGCCCTTCTTGTACCCATCTTTGCACCACACTGTCTAACTCTTTACAATACATACCATGTGTAGTGTGAATAATAACGTTACCAGAGGAATTTACAACTATATCATGTAATGTTTTTTCAAGCCAGAATGTTCTAAGGATTAATGGGT
The DNA window shown above is from Salipaludibacillus agaradhaerens and carries:
- the crcB gene encoding fluoride efflux transporter CrcB, whose translation is MTVLLVAVGGGLGAVSRYLLGNLIKARTKERRIPTAMLIVNILGAFGLGLFFGWVYREVPSMVYDDLRYLFIGVGFFGAFTTFSTFSIETSTLIRKKKWRDCALYVGSSIIGSIMCFVLAMLITAG
- a CDS encoding fluoride efflux transporter FluC codes for the protein MKQQLAILLSIFIGGVLGTLLRYAINLQTINLLFPLGTILENLLGSFLLGALTGWGAVKVLPGAWKEGIGVGFCGGFTTMSTLAADTVFIGGERSLMAAAVYIIISLFGGVILALAGLKAGEEVASRRQKAGDLL
- a CDS encoding flagellar assembly protein A, producing MIALKDALMFQGKSVESAIEKALNELQLEKDDVYIEIIEESSQKLFGLARSKAKIMVSKIDKPEVESVTTDWEEWLINEMKENPSFDLRQSALPTDIINTWEGKAWIKDSNLYYQDSETKKPVVELTDGITLMKNGEKVENQTTLTKGDQLEIDFETTIVETEWSIEVNEEKQQAILSVTPGYYLVAYLEDHPPSEKIVLKPNHRKQPNNQLTVEDVYQQLETMGINTGINKAMIQEACITLKTETFIIAEGVLPKHGDDGKVHFEIDLKERTKAFAEKHDGTIDFRESIYIPSIEKGELLGTVEDPTPGEDGVSVFGETLKAEAGDPILLKPGQGVTFLEEENKIIAVENGRPKVDRTGQMLKVYILPKLQHRGDLNLEDGNIHFVGDVEISGHVNEHMVVNAEGSAWIHKSVLHSSVQTRNKITVGANAIKSSLVAGKNSLVFEEMTKKLAPFMEVLTPFTQVVKQLVQTENFQQTYAINQSLGPVIKLLTESKFKTLIPLAKDLLNTINTKQNVLDKSWQSFAVSLYKGILIYHHNQFKTIKDLEKFVHAGAKLLEVCQSPLQNHSSIVVQYAMNSELHCNGDIHIQGKGCVHTIIHSDGNVQIDGQMIGGKLFAKEGVEIGVAGSAGGVKTLIEVPYDQTIKIKEVHPDVTLKIGDRQYVFTKSHSMVRARLDADDVVTLY
- a CDS encoding sucrose-specific PTS transporter subunit IIBC, translating into MSDENRQIAKEIIEAIGGQDNISSVAHCATRLRIMLKDKEKIDQEKVESVDKVKGAFYNSGQFQIIFGTGTVNRIYEQVINLGAPESSTSEQKNEAKQQGTKIQRMLRTFGDIFVPIIPVLVATGLFMGLRGLITQPEVLGLFGMTPEDIPANFLLFTEVLTDTAFAFLPALIAWSTFRVFGGSPVIGIVLGLMLVNPVLPNAYAVGSGDADPLMFLGFIPVVGYQGSVLPAFIAGIVGAKLEKWLRQRVPEALDLILTPFLTLLIMITAALFVIGPIFSLVESGIMTGTLVVLELPLGLSGLIVGGLHQVIVITGVHHIFNLFEIQLLNQYDLNPFNALITAGIAAQGGAALAVGLKTKSKKLKALALPSSFSAFLGITEPAIFGVNLRYIKPFIMGLIGGAAGGFFAALFNLQASGMAITVIPGSLLYIYELPSLLLYVITNVIALGVAFILTWMFGFNDKIKESIDG
- a CDS encoding LacI family DNA-binding transcriptional regulator, coding for MDEMVTINDIADLAGVSRTTVSRVLNSSGYVSEKARKKVLKVIEQTGYVPSEHAKSLRTKKTKVIGVLLPKVSTETISRIVEGIEYVLSENGYHILLASANLVAAKELEHLQLLQSRRVEGIILVATNTNDELVKMIQSLTIPVTALGQDIPGVSCVLYKDYEAAYDVVSLLIKKGHTRIGFIGVDEADPAVGIERKKAYYDCMKKAGLEVEEGWVQKGVFNIDSGAAAMERMLKKSDRQPTAVFAVTDRLAVGAMQTLKQEGVAVPDTMSVMSIGASDLSEYVTPPLATVNYFHEKAGRETAKLMLTQIRTKEVSTKKISMDYRLIERDSLL
- the cspD gene encoding cold-shock protein CspD; this translates as MMTGKVKWFNSEKGFGFIEREDGDDVFVHFSAIQDEGFKTLEEGQEVEFEIVEGNRGPQASNVVKL
- the nagB gene encoding glucosamine-6-phosphate deaminase gives rise to the protein MKIIKVANYEAMSIEGADHILTQLIKKRLNVLGLATGGTPEGLYQILREKINEKALSLNHLHTVNLDEYIGLPADSPASYHYYMQDIFFKHIPIPKENTHLPNGYVDDVVEECTRYEELIESLGGVDLQLLGIGQNGHIGFNEPGSPFNGRTRIVDLAPSTIEANARYFSSKNDVPRQAITMGIKTIMKSRQILLLASGKEKAEAVKALIEGDQSEDIPATALQGHPHLTVIADEAALSGVTRTFSSV
- the nagA gene encoding N-acetylglucosamine-6-phosphate deacetylase, which translates into the protein MKSICFNNAILYSEAGKIKEPVISIKNSQIVSIKTKSEVASIDEEVRFNESEPVAIVPGFIDIHIHGAAGADVMDGEAGALQTMRHALPAEGTTSFLATTITQQPEAKLKALKVVKEVILQQDKRGAEILGVHLEGPFISKKRAGAQPAEFIQQADTAPFQAFQEASGHYIKLVTMAPEEDPSGKLISLLCDQQIIASIGHSDATYDEMVEAIEKGMNHVTHLFNGMKGVHHRDLGVAGAALLHDELNTELIVDGIHVSPPVVKLAYKSKGPDKLILITDAMRAKGLAEGESTLGGQKVSVKHDRATLEDGTLAGSVLKMNDAIKNMMIFTGCSLEEAVQMATLNPARQLRIDDRKGSLAAGKDADFTVLSPDMTVLQTYVMGEKVFG
- a CDS encoding HAD family hydrolase; amino-acid sequence: MKIKAVFIDMDGTLLTHDHVISPRNLQVIHHLKQQGVYVFLATGRQMDITVPYHQMLGLKTPMICLNGAAIYESFSLDPLILRTFWLEKTLHDIVVNSSGNVIIHTTHGMYCKELDSVVQRWVQEGHKGPVYVGDLTKIRCENALKYSVMARSLDRSLDQVIQHKNDIIRWQDGIEIGPKGVSKWTGIQYVMNKYRLTKHDVIAIGDGPNDMEMLKEAGTGVAMGNAGNGVKAVADFIALPCEDDGLADFIEKHILTSFSA